The Triticum aestivum cultivar Chinese Spring chromosome 3A, IWGSC CS RefSeq v2.1, whole genome shotgun sequence genome includes a region encoding these proteins:
- the LOC123061063 gene encoding serine/threonine-protein kinase-like protein At5g23170 gives MKEFSYQEIEAATGGFAAKNVVGKGSHGCVYRARLRGGAGHGRRLVTVAVKKASHPQGEAKLANEIAVLTAARHHPGVVTLVGAVAAAGRSPLLVMEFMPNGSLHDLLHRSPRPPPWPRRVEIALDVARAMRALHGAAPRVIHRDVKTANVLLGRDGRARLADFSLAVRVAAAGAPRPAPAGTMGYLDPSYTEPGRLGPESDVFSFGVVLLELISGRKVMDVNASPSSIVAWALPLIGAGLARQVFDGRVAAPRPGTDAEAAIDRVLSVAARCVSESVERRPAMAEVASELRGALESGGWHRRGRDVVERVCRRVVSWGVQLRVKTTRRSKVECTELSGSSEGGGAPSRADSCPRSNSIRLG, from the coding sequence ATGAAGGAGTTTTCCTACCAGGAGATCGAGGCGGCGACCGGCGGCTTCGCGGCCAAGAACGTCGTCGGCAAGGGCAGCCACGGCTGCGTCTACAGGGCCAGGCTCAGGGGCGGCGCCGGCCACGGCAGGAGgctcgtcaccgtcgccgtcaAGAAGGCCTCGCACCCGCAGGGGGAGGCCAAGCTCGCCAACGAGATCGCCGTGCTCACGGCCGCGCGCCACCACCCGGGCGTCGTGACCCTCGTCGGCGCggttgcggcggcggggcggtcgcCGCTTCTCGTCATGGAGTTCATGCCCAACGGCTCGCTGCACGACCTGCTGCACCGGTCCCCGaggccgccgccgtggccgcgccgCGTGGAGATCGCGCTCGACGTGGCGCGGGCCATGCGCGCGCTGCACGGCGCCGCGCCCCGCGTCATACACCGGGACGTCAAGACGGCCAACGTCCTGCTCGGCCGCGACGGCCGCGCCCGCCTCGCCGACTTCAGCCTCGCGGTCAGGGTCGCCGCCGCGGGCGCGCCGAGGCCGGCTCCGGCTGGCACTATGGGGTACCTGGACCCGAGCTACACGGAGCCGGGCCGGCTGGGGCCCGAGAGCGACGTGTTCAGCTTCGGCGTGGTGCTCCTGGAGCTCATCAGCGGGCGCAAGGTGATGGACGTGAACGCCTCCCCGTCGTCCATCGTCGCGTGGGCGCTGCCGCTGATCGGCGCCGGGCTGGCGCGCCAGGTGTTCGACGGGAGGGTGGCCGCGCCCCGTCCCGGCACCGACGCCGAGGCCGCGATCGACAGGGTCCTGTCCGTGGCCGCGCGGTGCGTGTCGGAGAGCGTGGAGCGCCGGCCAGCGATGGCGGAGGTGGCGTCGGAGCTGCGCGGCGCCCTGGAGAGCGGCGGGTGGCACCGCCGCGGGAGGGACGTGGTGGAAAGGGTGTGCAGGCGCGTGGTGTCGTGGGGGGTACAACTGCGCGTGAAGACGACGCGGAGGAGCAAGGTCGAGTGCACCGAGCTGTCGGGGTCGTCGGAGGGGGGCGGCGCGCCGAGCCGCGCGGACTCGTGCCCCCGGTCCAACAGCATACGACTCGGATAG